A genomic window from Gossypium hirsutum isolate 1008001.06 chromosome D12, Gossypium_hirsutum_v2.1, whole genome shotgun sequence includes:
- the LOC107946565 gene encoding uncharacterized protein isoform X2, whose amino-acid sequence MMGTDVKESPSACVFPSNPLCRTSHAPEQARSFTSGNNRSLEDDECFLVPNIVEVDVDEDEPKAKRWNHTENENKGVIGSASKTTRGNRAANQIRSKVLDDGYRWRKWGQKMVKGNPYPRLYYRCLSTCCLAKKYVERDSQDTSFFVTTYHGLHNHDEWNSRGLSKLHSQPCIDHRANNVKDAAEAAKSICPTKEYGDVFQASIQDEGAHPGIPEASIQDESQRSGVEPQPSALEIIVSESTESTPLPLTGSPLSGDFDRDFKEQDQFNLDASKKSETQQVQVRPGSALTPDDSFCWRISEQKYVIGEKYPRSFFRCTHRHIQGCLATKTVQRLDDDPTIFEITYHRKHTCNLASNVMPPTAPSRNQEQGTRIEPQQQYNQLPEENQKQQSQDLLVLPSTPGQCVEQSLNQKSNSGNDQQTISQEDNNSTIVCQASSPSPSDSSSMRSQLSAAALSTAQLQAQRFEDPSKQNQLYKKHYPPMLGDEVWRLDMIGKNGIIHKRLASEGINTVQDFLKMSVVSPGELRRILGPRMSDRMWDNATKHARTCAMGNKYYVFRGSNYRILLNPICQLMGAEVNGSIYPTHSLSNIDTVYLEKLVRQAYVNWSSLEEIEGISNEIIGPLTQDIMAQRTAANVINTIPSNLPAMPPSGPWLPELPDHPVLMDNSNVLSSPTTGECVVQSLNQKNNSGNDQQTISQEDDNSIIVYHAPPPSHSNSSAMIFELSATTLPIAQVQAQSFEELAERNQSKGNLQFQACCYEQDSDLTKSGKAADASTWKCYGTKGLIGNRRKSFYRCAHPGCQAKKSVERSLDGKSFIVLSRASHNHPKSLPTRTSLSAFSHIRASNHLTLKIPDKSSVTYEGGQMDMDGLVFFVRSVEDETGLQNLMDKKSDQPSDRHKVVVGLGVRKAKTSFRKRAKTTVFKLSSDTNFREMVQSFTGKHTTEVQEEKVTRGIPRKRAWDANLKEISGNDIHCVRENVADGTSQPDVIQADHPIIRCIPR is encoded by the exons ATGATGGGGACAGATGTGAAAGAATCTCCGTCGGCATGTGTATTTCCATCCAATCCTTTATGTAGGACTTCCCAT GCACCAGAACAAGCAAGGAGCTTTACATCAGGGAATAACAGGAGTCTAGAAGATGATGAATGTTTTCTGGTTCCAAATATTGTTGAAGTAGACGTAGATGAAGATGAACCTAAGGCCAAAAGATG GAACCATACTGAGAATGAAAACAAGGGTGTCATAGGTTCTGCAAGCAAAACCACGCGAGGGAATAGAGCTGCAAATCAAATCAGAAGCAAGGTACTGGATGATGGTTATAGATGGAGGAAATGGGGGCAGAAAATGGTCAAGGGTAATCCCTATCCAAG GTTATACTACCGGTGTCTGTCAACTTGTTGTCTAGCGAAGAAATATGTTGAGCGAGACTCCCAAGATACAAGCTTTTTTGTCACCACCTACCATGGGCTGCATAACCATGATGAGTGGAATTCCAGGGGGTTGTCTAAGTTGCACTCTCAACCTTGTATTGATCATAGGGCCAATAACGTGAAAGATGCTGCTGAGGCAGCTAAGAGTATCTGCCCTACAAAAG AATATGGAGATGTATTTCAAGCTTCAATACAAGATGAAGGAGCACACCCAG GTATTCCTGAAGCTTCAATACAAGATGAATCCCAACGATCAG GAGTTGAGCCACAACCCTCTGCACTGGAAATCATAGTGTCGGAGTCAACAGAGTCAACCCCGCTTCCTCTTACTGGAAGCCCCTTGAGTGGAGACTTTGATCGTGATTTCAAAGAACAGGATCAGTTCAATTTAGATGCCTCCAAGAAAAG CGAAACTCAACAAGTCCAAGTGAGGCCTGGTTCAGCCTTGACTCCTGATGATAGCTTCTGTTGGAGAATATCTGAACAAAAATATGTCATCGGAGAAAAATATCCAAG AAGCTTCTTCCGGTGTACCCACAGACACATCCAAGGTTGTTTAGCGACAAAGACAGTACAAAGATTAGATGATGACCCAACAATCTTTGAGATTACTTACCATAGAAAGCACACTTGTAATCTAGCCTCCAATGTCATGCCTCCCACAGCACCTTCAAGAAATCAAGAACAAGGAACCAGAATAGAGCCACAGCAGCAGTATAACCAGCTACCAGAAGAAAACCAGAAACAACAATCGCAAGATTTACTG GTTTTGCCATCAACACCTGGACAATGTGTAGAGCAGTCTTTGAATCAGAAAAGCAATTCAGGCAATGACCAGCAAACTATCAGTCAGGAAGACAATAATTCCACCATTGTCTGTCAGGCATCCTCACCTAGCCCCTCTGATTCTTCATCAATGAGATCTCAACTTTCTGCAGCAGCACTTTCAACT GCACAATTACAAGCACAGAGATTTGAAGATCCTTCCAAACAAAATCAAT TATACAAGAAACATTATCCGCCAATGTTGGGAGATGAAGTTTGGCGTCTAGACATGATTGGTAAAAATGGAATTATTCATAAAAGGCTAGCCTCTGAAGGCATTAACACAGTGCAAGACTTCTTGAAAATGTCGGTAGTCAGCCCTGGTGAGCTTAGAAGG ATTTTAGGCCCTAGAATGTCTGACAGAATGTGGGATAATGCAACCAAACACGCCAGAACTTGTGCTATGGGAAACAAATATTATGTTTTTCGAGGCTCAAATTACAGAATCTTGTTAAATCCCATTTGCCAACTAATGGGAGCAGAGGTTAATGGCAGTATATATCCTACTCACAGCCTGAGTAACATTGACACA GTATATCTTGAAAAGTTGGTGAGACAAGCATATGTAAATTGGTCTTCCTTGGAAGAGATAGAAGGAATTTCCAATGAAATTATTGGCCCTCTAACGCAAG ATATCATGGCACAAAGGACGGCGGCAAATGTGATTAATACAATTCCATCTAATTTGCCTGCTATGCCTCCTTCTGGTCCTTGGTTACCTGAGCTTCCAGATCACCCTGTTTTGATGGACAACTCCAAT GTTTTGTCATCTCCAACAACAGGAGAATGTGTGGTGCAGTCTTTGAATCAGAAAAACAATTCAGGCAATGACCAGCAAACTATCAGTCAGGAAGACGATAATTCCATCATAGTCTATCATGCGCCCCCACCTAGCCACTCTAATTCTTCAGCAATGATATTTGAACTTTCTGCGACCACACTTCCAATT GCGCAAGTACAAGCACAGAGTTTTGAAGAACTTGCCGAACGGAATCAAAGCAAGGGGAATTTACAATTTCAAGCATGTTGCTACGAACAGGACTCTGATTTAACTAAGAGTGGAAAAGCAGCTGATGCATCAACTTGGAAGTGTTATGGCACCAAAGGATTGATtggaaatagaagaaaaagtttTTACAGGTGTGCACACCCTGGTTGCCAAGCTAAGAAGTCAGTTGAGAGGTCACTAGATGGGAAGAGCTTCATAGTGCTTTCTAGAGCTTCGCATAACCATCCCAAGTCACTACCTACTAGAACATCACTATCTGCGTTTTCTCACATTCGGGCTTCCAATCATCTTACCCTCAAAATCCCGGATAAGTCCTCTGTCACATATGAAGGTGGACAAATGGATATGGATGGATTGGTGTTTTTTGTGAGATCAGTGGAGGATGAAACAGGACTTCAAAATTTAATGGATAAAAAATCTGATCAGCCTTCTGATAGACATAAAGTAGTCGTTGGTTTAGGTGTTCGTAAGGCCAAAACAAG TTTTAGGAAACGTGCAAAAACAACCGTATTCAAGTTATCAAGCGATACTAATTTCAGGGAGATGGTGCAAAGTTTCACTGGAAAGCATACGACTGAAGTACAGGAAGAAAAAGTAACGAGAGGAATCCCTAGGAAGAGAGCATGGGATGCAAACCTGAAAGAAATCAGTGGCAATGATATCCATTGTGTAAGGGAGAATGTAGCTGATGGGACGAGTCAACCGGATGTCATACAAGCTGATCATCCAATCATACGCTGCATTCCCAGATGA